From Thalassococcus sp. S3, one genomic window encodes:
- a CDS encoding LysR substrate-binding domain-containing protein — MKRLCNWTRVCPRSAGCARSRLRRAHPDVRLNISTELWEPRLMAEGAEVEIRYGLRPPDGLRAECIHRGHYYPVCAPGYRATLETLAEHPLFHCTNLLGNWSQWAEEQALDWTDPPVTYATTFSVTMAIAASGGGLALAHDLIAKHLIEEGRLTAPFEYRAQMPEAYYLILSPEGEQSEPARRFVSWLKDEMAVDDQRAG, encoded by the coding sequence ATGAAAAGGTTATGCAATTGGACCAGGGTTTGCCCCCGCTCGGCTGGCTGCGCGCGTTCGAGGCTGCGCCGCGCGCATCCGGATGTCAGACTGAACATCTCGACCGAGTTGTGGGAGCCCCGGTTGATGGCCGAGGGCGCGGAAGTGGAAATTCGATATGGGTTGCGGCCACCAGATGGCCTCCGGGCTGAATGTATCCACCGCGGGCACTACTACCCTGTTTGCGCGCCGGGTTATCGGGCCACGTTGGAAACACTTGCGGAACACCCGCTGTTTCACTGCACCAACCTTCTGGGCAACTGGTCCCAATGGGCGGAAGAGCAGGCGCTCGACTGGACTGACCCGCCTGTCACCTATGCCACGACATTTTCCGTCACGATGGCAATCGCCGCATCCGGGGGTGGCTTGGCGCTTGCGCATGATCTGATCGCCAAACATCTGATCGAAGAGGGGCGGCTGACCGCTCCGTTCGAATATCGCGCCCAGATGCCGGAAGCCTATTATCTGATCCTGTCGCCCGAGGGTGAGCAGTCAGAGCCGGCCCGGCGCTTCGTGTCCTGGCTGAAGGACGAGATGGCCGTTGACGATCAAAGAGCGGGTTGA
- the arsC gene encoding arsenate reductase (glutaredoxin) (This arsenate reductase requires both glutathione and glutaredoxin to convert arsenate to arsenite, after which the efflux transporter formed by ArsA and ArsB can extrude the arsenite from the cell, providing resistance.): MDIVIHHNPACGTSRNVLKIIRDAGYDPVVVEYLETGWTRPQLQALFAAANLTPRSALRTTKSPAEELGLLDPEVPEADLLDAMLDHPVLVNRPIVACRTGVRLCRPSGKVLDLLPHWPEGPYYKEDGTLLIDETGKRHAD; encoded by the coding sequence ATGGACATCGTCATTCATCACAACCCCGCCTGTGGCACATCTCGAAATGTTCTGAAGATCATCCGCGACGCTGGCTATGATCCTGTGGTGGTGGAATATCTGGAAACCGGCTGGACCCGGCCCCAGCTTCAGGCCCTCTTTGCCGCCGCCAACCTGACCCCAAGGTCGGCATTGCGCACCACCAAAAGCCCCGCGGAGGAGTTGGGTTTGCTGGACCCAGAGGTGCCGGAGGCCGACCTGCTCGACGCGATGCTTGATCATCCGGTTCTGGTGAACCGACCGATAGTTGCCTGCAGGACCGGTGTGCGCCTCTGCCGACCGTCAGGCAAGGTTCTCGATCTGTTGCCCCATTGGCCAGAGGGACCGTATTACAAGGAAGACGGCACGCTGTTGATCGACGAGACCGGCAAGCGCCATGCGGATTGA
- a CDS encoding VOC family protein has protein sequence MDYDNIDADALGRGLSGLGLNLLVRDVKSQALFLTTVFDMTCHQVTADFAIVRYGTQVFQLHSDGTYHANPLLSLLPETPPRGAGIELRLYDTDPEVAVERAKAVGATILQKPTDKPHGLREAYILCKNGYAWVPSRPKS, from the coding sequence ATGGACTATGACAACATTGATGCGGATGCACTTGGCCGGGGGCTGAGCGGGTTAGGTTTGAACCTTCTTGTTCGGGACGTCAAAAGCCAGGCGCTCTTTCTGACGACCGTTTTTGACATGACCTGCCATCAGGTGACCGCCGACTTCGCCATCGTGCGCTATGGCACGCAAGTCTTCCAGCTTCACAGCGACGGCACGTATCATGCAAACCCCTTGCTCAGCCTTCTGCCAGAGACACCGCCACGCGGCGCCGGTATCGAGCTTCGCCTCTATGACACAGATCCCGAAGTTGCGGTCGAACGGGCCAAGGCGGTCGGCGCCACGATCCTGCAGAAGCCGACGGACAAGCCACATGGCCTGCGCGAAGCCTATATTCTTTGCAAAAATGGCTATGCCTGGGTCCCGTCACGACCCAAATCCTAG